The genomic stretch CATCTTCTCGATGGGGAGGACGTTGGTGTAGCCGATCCCTCCCACGATCTGCATGGCCAGGTTCGTCACCTCCCACGCCGTGTCGGTGGCGAGCTTTTTCGCCTCGCTCACCAGCCTCCTGGCGGAGGGGTACCGGCCGTCCACCGCCTTCCCGGCACCGATCACGAGGGCCCTGGCCGCGTCGAGGCGGGATATGGCGTCGGCCACCTTGAAGCTGACCCCCTGGAAGCGCCTGATCTTCTGGCCGAAGGCCACCCGCCGGTCGCTGTACCGTGCGGCCACTTCGAGGGCCGCGCGCGCCACCCCGAGGGCCCCCCCTGCCGATGTGAGCCTCTCCGGGACCATCATGGTGTTGAAGATGGCGGCACCCTCGTTGATTCCCCCCACGAGGTTCGACTCCGGAACCTCCACGTCCCTGAACAGCAGGCGTCCCGTCCCTCCGCCGCGTGCGCCCATCAGGCCATAGAGGTATTTGACCTCCACCCCGGGCCGGTCCCTTTCGATGATCAGGAGGCTGATCCGTTCGTGGGGCTTCCCCCCGGGGTTCGTGTTCACGTAGACGATGAAGAAGTCGGCTCCTTCGGCGCCCACGATGAAGCGCTTCTGGCCGCGGACGGAGAAGTACCCGTTTCGAAGTTCCGCCTTCGTGGTGGCGCCGAAAAAGTCTGACCCGCCGCGGGGCTCGGTGAGGCACTCGGCGGAGACGAGCTCCCCGGCAAGGAGCGGCTTCAGGAACTTCTCCTTCTGCTCTTCCGTGCCGAAAGCGCACAGGGCCTCGCCCACGACCGACGGCATGGCGAAGCCGCAGGTGAGGGAAGTGCCGAGGACGCCCACCTCTTCCAGGGCCCCGATCTCCGCGGCCCAGCTCATGCCCCGGCCCCCGTACTCTCGGGGGAACCTGAGCCCCAGGAGGTTCTGCTTGCCCAGGGAGCGGACGAATTCCCTCGGGTAGGTGACCTCGTCACGGTCCATTGCCCGCACGAGGTCGGGGGGGACGCCGTTCACGAAATTTCGCACCTCCTGCTTCAAAGCCTTTTCCTCTTCCGTCAAAAAGACTTCCGGTAACATGATCTCTCTCCTCTATTTGCGGGGTTTACGTCAGACCGGCTCCGGCAATTGTGCAGTTGCCCTCTAATTACATTTAACAGGAAGCGGAGGCAAAAGACAATTTCCCAACTCCGCATTACCATGAACGGCAAACCGTGAAGGATGGAATCGGTAGTCCCGGGTCTCGTGTTCCGTGTCCCGAGAAGCCAGTTTCGCGTTTCGGGTTCAACCGGAAACCGGAAACGGTAAACTGCGAACCGTTTTTATTCCGCATTCCGAAATCCGCATTACCATGAACGGTAAACCGTGAAGGATGGAATCGGCAGTCCCGGGTCTCGTGTTCCGTGTCCCGAGAAGCCAGTTTCGAGTTTAGAGTGTCGAGTTTCGCATTTCGAGGCAAAGGGCAAGGGGTCGAGCCCTGCCCCTGCTATCCGAAGACAAAGACAGGCGGCGGCGCTTTCGCTATACTGTAACTGTCAAAACATTCCGGGCAGGAAACAGATGAGAAACAGTGCAAAGAGGGTGGTTTCTGCTCTCCTTGTGGCTCTCCTGGCTCTATCGGCCTGCGCCGCGAAAAAGCCCGCTNNNNNNNNNNNNNNNNNNNNNNTTTTCTCGATGGACGAGCTGGCCAACGGGACCTACCGGTCCGAGTGGAACCTCTCCGGCGAGATCACCCTGTCCGGCGGCGAGTGGAAGGGCGCATCCGTTGAAGGCTCGGCCACCGTGACCAGGGTCAAGATGTCCGGGCACGTCGCCTTCGGAACCGTTGACGGCGAGCCGGCAGCGGCCGTGATCCTCGTCGCCGATCCCGGCGGCAGCGGCACGTTTTACGACCTGGCGCTGGTAAAGAGGGTGGAGGGAAGGGCGGTGAACGTTGCGACCGCCCACCTGGGCGACAGGGTGCGGATCCATTCCCTTTCCATCGAGGATGGGAGAGTTGCCGTCGATTTGACGGCACACAGGCCGGGAGATCCGCTGTGCTGCCCGACCTTAAGGGCGGTGCGCTTCTATTCCCTGTCGGGCAGCGGGCTGGCAGCCGACGAGAGCCGGAGTCAGGTCGTCCCTGGCGGGGAGCTGAGCGGCACCCTCTGGAAGTGGCAGCGAACCCGGTACAACAACGACACCGAATCTGTTCCCCCGGACCCGGACCACTACACCCTCGAGCTCGGCCCGGAGGGACGTGTCGGCATCAGGGCCGACTGCAACCGCGGGGGCGGCACATACAGGATCGAGGGGAATCGTATCTTAATAGAGATCACCCACACCACGAGGGCAGCCTGCCCGCCGGAATCGCTCGAGGGTACCTACATCCGCGACCTGAACGGGGCAGCCCTGTTTTTCTTCAGGGGGGATTCCCTCTACATCGACCTTGTGTACGACACGGGGACCATGCAGTTTTCCCGGTGACGGCTCCTAACCCGTCACCTGACGTTGCCCGGAAAGGAAAAGAATCCGGAAATGGCGGAAAAGGGCATTTTTCCCCTTGACAGGAATTTCGGGAACTGTTACTTAATGAATGAATATTCATTCAATAATATGATAGTGGACCCAACCATAACAGAGGACCTCCATTTTA from Deltaproteobacteria bacterium encodes the following:
- a CDS encoding META domain-containing protein, with amino-acid sequence FSMDELANGTYRSEWNLSGEITLSGGEWKGASVEGSATVTRVKMSGHVAFGTVDGEPAAAVILVADPGGSGTFYDLALVKRVEGRAVNVATAHLGDRVRIHSLSIEDGRVAVDLTAHRPGDPLCCPTLRAVRFYSLSGSGLAADESRSQVVPGGELSGTLWKWQRTRYNNDTESVPPDPDHYTLELGPEGRVGIRADCNRGGGTYRIEGNRILIEITHTTRAACPPESLEGTYIRDLNGAALFFFRGDSLYIDLVYDTGTMQFSR
- a CDS encoding acyl-CoA dehydrogenase is translated as MLPEVFLTEEEKALKQEVRNFVNGVPPDLVRAMDRDEVTYPREFVRSLGKQNLLGLRFPREYGGRGMSWAAEIGALEEVGVLGTSLTCGFAMPSVVGEALCAFGTEEQKEKFLKPLLAGELVSAECLTEPRGGSDFFGATTKAELRNGYFSVRGQKRFIVGAEGADFFIVYVNTNPGGKPHERISLLIIERDRPGVEVKYLYGLMGARGGGTGRLLFRDVEVPESNLVGGINEGAAIFNTMMVPERLTSAGGALGVARAALEVAARYSDRRVAFGQKIRRFQGVSFKVADAISRLDAARALVIGAGKAVDGRYPSARRLVSEAKKLATDTAWEVTNLAMQIVGGIGYTNVLPIEKMVRDARLCQIWTGTNEVMNLLIQHEYFRELLEDPEPGRMAERDAEEFHREEEMVYEDQEMWTKGW